In Deltaproteobacteria bacterium, the following proteins share a genomic window:
- a CDS encoding SDR family oxidoreductase has translation MELGLKGKVVIVGGASKGIGRATALGFAREGAKVAISARDPGQLQTTTDEIRKETGAEILAIPGDLSKADATDKLVDETVKKFGTIHVVVANTGGPPLGGFTNMKDEDWESAFSLNFLSTVRLFRRAIPYMEKQKWGRLLSVMSMSVKEPIDGLILSNGVRPAVVGMAKTLSREVGKHNITVNTILPGRILTDRLRSGIAARAQRTGKTIDQALEDSGADVPLGRIGDPQEMANVIVFVGSEAGSYVNGTAIQVDGGLLRGLL, from the coding sequence ATGGAGTTAGGATTAAAAGGAAAAGTCGTCATTGTTGGTGGTGCGAGTAAAGGCATTGGTCGCGCGACAGCTTTAGGCTTTGCGAGGGAAGGGGCAAAGGTCGCGATCAGTGCTCGTGACCCTGGCCAATTGCAGACCACTACGGACGAAATCCGCAAAGAGACCGGGGCGGAGATTCTGGCCATTCCCGGTGACCTCTCGAAAGCTGATGCAACGGATAAACTCGTCGATGAAACGGTCAAGAAGTTTGGTACTATCCACGTTGTGGTGGCGAATACCGGTGGGCCGCCGCTTGGCGGCTTTACTAATATGAAAGATGAAGATTGGGAAAGCGCCTTTTCTTTGAACTTCCTCAGTACTGTACGCCTCTTTCGCCGCGCCATTCCGTATATGGAAAAGCAGAAGTGGGGACGGTTACTGAGTGTGATGTCGATGTCGGTAAAAGAACCGATCGATGGTCTGATTCTCTCGAATGGCGTACGTCCTGCAGTTGTGGGGATGGCCAAAACTCTCTCACGCGAAGTGGGAAAACATAACATTACAGTCAATACGATTCTTCCTGGTCGTATTCTGACGGATCGGTTACGCAGTGGCATTGCCGCGCGGGCGCAACGCACGGGGAAGACCATCGATCAGGCACTGGAAGATAGCGGTGCCGACGTTCCGCTTGGCCGTATTGGTGATCCACAAGAAATGGCGAACGTGATCGTTTTCGTCGGTTCGGAAGCCGGAAGTTATGTGAATGGAACCGCGATTCAAGTTGATGGTGGACTGTTGCGAGGGCTTTTATAG
- a CDS encoding histidinol phosphate phosphatase, which translates to MDQVLTAAIEAAKAAGDVALHYFRTNLTVETKADRTPVTKADRECEAKITEVLSARFPAYGFLGEELGERQGQTNARWIVDPIDGTKNFIRGIPFFATLIALEEDGEITAGVMYAPAINDLLYARKGQGACVNGQPVRVSEVAELREAMLIHGGLKDLKVRPCWEPFLQLVERTARQRGFGDALGHSVVIAGRAEVALEPEVKPWDLAATKILITEAGGRFSDFAGTDSIYTGSAVISNGRVHQMVVDILCGR; encoded by the coding sequence ATGGATCAAGTCCTGACCGCAGCTATCGAGGCCGCCAAAGCTGCCGGTGATGTCGCTCTGCACTATTTTCGCACCAATCTTACGGTTGAGACGAAAGCCGATCGTACACCGGTGACGAAAGCTGACCGTGAATGTGAGGCGAAGATCACGGAAGTGTTGAGTGCACGGTTTCCTGCATATGGCTTTCTGGGCGAAGAACTCGGCGAACGTCAAGGACAAACCAACGCGCGATGGATTGTCGATCCTATTGATGGTACGAAGAATTTCATTCGTGGAATTCCGTTCTTTGCGACACTGATTGCCCTTGAAGAAGATGGAGAAATCACTGCTGGTGTGATGTACGCTCCCGCAATCAACGATTTGCTCTATGCCCGGAAAGGGCAGGGAGCTTGCGTGAACGGTCAGCCGGTGCGCGTTTCTGAGGTTGCGGAATTGCGCGAGGCGATGCTCATTCATGGTGGATTGAAGGATCTCAAAGTCAGACCTTGTTGGGAACCGTTTTTGCAATTAGTCGAACGCACGGCACGACAGCGTGGATTTGGCGATGCGCTTGGTCACAGTGTGGTGATTGCGGGACGTGCTGAAGTTGCCCTCGAACCGGAAGTAAAGCCGTGGGACTTGGCCGCAACAAAGATTCTTATAACCGAAGCTGGTGGACGATTTTCTGACTTTGCGGGAACCGATTCCATTTATACAGGAAGTGCCGTCATCTCGAATGGCCGAGTGCATCAGATGGTGGTGGATATTTTGTGCGGGAGATAA
- a CDS encoding thiamine pyrophosphate-binding protein, protein MASVDGGALIGRILKEQKVKYMFAVNGGHTFPILANLMNNDVDLIHMRHEQACAYAADGYARVTGQPGVCCVTAGCGLTNAVTGLCVAGLTNSSVVCLSGQHPTTEDYIGSFQEAYGSDVVRSFSKFAKRVLDWSTIEIDLRQAFREAINPPQGVSLLEIPQNILYHVDDEKKQRRGAKVYGPDELRSQGDPRSIERTAELLFKAQRPVIAGGDGIFWSDAAAEMKELAELTSTPVYCRRAGQGAVDEAHPLAIRGAWKKPFTGEADFVLAVGFRYWSGEKFGEPPTWSDKATYVQVDATPQRVGWHVPAEVGIVGDPKLVLRQIIKKIKEMKLDFSTKRKSPWTKQMADIRSNYEKLIQERAVKYANNTPIHPDRLTSDLMKVIDKSASLIIDSFTLSGYTSQWFTAHEMGQIVDAGPLAPVGHGVGMGIGVQLGRPGKQVIIVSGDGGLGIGGMDIETAAKYKIPIVTLLWNNSSWGPSFESMPILKGRTKPFDMIQNIRYDKVFEPMGVHTEHAEKPEEIIPALERALKSGKTALVNVVGDKRIGHPTLGGNLLGSTKAVG, encoded by the coding sequence ATGGCGAGTGTAGATGGAGGCGCGCTTATCGGGCGCATTCTCAAAGAACAAAAGGTGAAGTATATGTTCGCGGTCAACGGCGGACATACGTTTCCGATCCTTGCAAACCTCATGAACAATGATGTGGATCTTATCCACATGCGACATGAACAAGCATGTGCGTATGCTGCAGACGGATATGCACGCGTCACGGGCCAACCTGGAGTCTGTTGCGTCACTGCCGGCTGCGGCTTGACCAATGCGGTCACCGGGTTATGTGTCGCCGGCCTCACCAATAGTTCAGTCGTGTGCCTCTCGGGTCAGCATCCAACAACGGAAGATTATATTGGTTCGTTCCAAGAAGCGTATGGGTCAGATGTAGTCCGGAGTTTTTCCAAATTTGCCAAACGCGTCTTGGACTGGTCGACCATCGAAATTGATCTGCGCCAAGCCTTTCGTGAAGCCATCAACCCACCGCAAGGCGTCTCTTTGTTAGAAATTCCGCAGAACATTCTTTATCACGTCGATGACGAGAAGAAGCAGCGGAGGGGTGCAAAAGTCTACGGGCCAGACGAATTGCGCTCGCAAGGTGACCCACGTTCGATCGAACGCACGGCTGAGTTACTCTTCAAAGCGCAACGGCCAGTTATTGCTGGTGGCGACGGAATCTTCTGGTCTGATGCTGCAGCAGAAATGAAAGAACTCGCAGAACTCACCAGTACCCCAGTGTACTGCCGCCGTGCTGGCCAAGGTGCAGTCGACGAGGCTCATCCGTTGGCAATTCGTGGTGCGTGGAAGAAGCCGTTCACCGGTGAAGCAGATTTCGTACTGGCGGTCGGTTTCCGCTACTGGAGTGGTGAGAAATTCGGTGAGCCACCGACCTGGAGTGACAAAGCCACCTATGTGCAAGTCGATGCCACACCACAGCGCGTCGGGTGGCACGTGCCTGCAGAAGTCGGTATCGTCGGCGATCCAAAGCTCGTGCTCCGACAGATCATCAAGAAGATCAAAGAAATGAAGCTCGATTTCAGCACGAAGCGAAAGAGCCCTTGGACCAAGCAGATGGCGGATATTCGCAGCAATTACGAGAAGCTCATCCAAGAGCGGGCAGTGAAATACGCGAACAATACGCCGATTCATCCAGACCGCCTGACCAGCGACCTGATGAAAGTGATCGATAAAAGTGCATCGCTCATTATCGATAGCTTCACGCTGAGCGGGTACACCAGTCAGTGGTTCACGGCTCATGAAATGGGACAGATTGTCGATGCTGGACCGCTCGCACCGGTGGGACACGGCGTTGGCATGGGTATTGGCGTACAACTCGGTCGCCCAGGCAAGCAAGTCATTATCGTCAGTGGAGATGGAGGCCTCGGGATCGGTGGCATGGATATAGAAACCGCCGCGAAATACAAAATTCCGATCGTCACACTGCTGTGGAACAACAGCTCGTGGGGCCCGTCATTCGAATCGATGCCGATTCTCAAAGGTCGTACCAAACCGTTCGATATGATTCAGAACATCCGCTACGACAAAGTCTTCGAACCGATGGGTGTCCACACAGAACACGCCGAAAAGCCCGAAGAAATTATTCCGGCATTAGAACGCGCATTGAAATCCGGAAAAACCGCCTTGGTCAACGTTGTCGGTGATAAACGCATCGGCCACCCAACCTTAGGTGGAAACCTCCTGGGTTCGACAAAAGCGGTAGGCTAG